A segment of the Candidatus Marinarcus aquaticus genome:
AGGCTACACCAAAGAGGAACTTATTGGTAAAAACCACAACATTGTACGACACCCTGAAGTGCCCTCTTCTAACTTTGAAGAGCTTTGGCGTGTGATTAAACAAGAGAAACAAACTTATAAATCTACGGTTAAAAATTTAACAAAAGATGGTCGCACGGTCTATTTGAATACCACTATTACTCCTATCTTTAATGAAAAAGAAGCCATAGAAGAGTTTATTGCTATTCGTTATGATGTGACGCAAGAAGTGGAGTTAAAAAAGAATCTAGAGCAAAAAGATGCCCAACTTCAACAACTCAATTTAACACTTGAAGAGCGTGTTAAAGAGCAAACACAACAACTGCACGAACTCAATAAAACGTTAGAACAACGAGTCAAACAAGAAATTGAGAAAAATGAAGAGAAACAAAAATTGCTTTTTTGGCAATCACGTATGGCTTCATTGGGGCAAATGTTGGCCAATATTGCACACCAATGGCGACAACCCCTTACAGAGCTTAACTTAACATTTTTTAATATTAAAAAAGCGATGAACGATAAAAACATTAAAAGTGTTGAAGCGTACTACAGCGAGGGTAAAAAAATCATCAAATCGATGTCTCAAACCATTGATGACTTTTCTAACTTTTTTGACCCACATAAGGATGTCGAACCATTTTTATTAAATGAGGCCATCTCACAAGCTTTAGAGATACTTTCAAAAATGATTACACGAGAGAATATAAACGTATCATGTGAGTATGAAGAGATTGAGGTTTTAGGGGTTAAAAATGAACTGGAACAAGTCATTATTAATCTTATTCAAAACAGTACAGATATGTTTAAACTTCACCAAATACAAACGCCTCGTATTGTGATTAAAACTTACATAAAAAAAAGCTTTGCTTTGATTGAATTTTTGGACAATGCTGGAGGTATTGCGCCTCAAAATATAGATAAAATTTTTGAACCCTATTTTACAACCAAACATAAAAGCAGTGGCACAGGATTAGGGCTTTTTATGTCAAAGCTTATAATTGAAAAGAGTCTTAATGGCACCCTAAAAGTATCCAATAAAGATGCAGGTGCCCTCTTTACTGTAACCATACCTTTACATATTTAAGGATAACGATGATTAACCGACAACAACTTAAAGACTTAAAACTTCTTATTGTTGAAGATGAAAAAAAACTCTCTACTTTTTTAAAAGATGCCATTTGTGAATATTTTGCGAGCGTTACTTTAGCAAGTAACGGTGAAGAGGGGATCAATAAGTTTAATAAAATACACCCTGATGTTATTATAACAGATATTATGATGCCAAAAATGGATGGTTTACAGATGGCAAAATCTATCAAAGAGATTAATAAAGAGGCACATATTATTGTTTTAAGTGCTTTCAGTGAAAAAGAAAAACTTCTTAAATCCATTGATGTGGGGATAAATAAATACTTTATTAAACCGTTTGATCCCGATGAACTTTTACATCACATTGATAAAATTGCTTTAAAGTTACATAACCGACGTTATATGAATATCAATAAAGAGTTTATGTTTGATAAAAACAGTAAAAATTTGTATCAAAAAGAGCAGCTTGTCAAACTCACTCCACGAGAGCGAGAGTTTTTTGCACTGTTGGTTCAAAATGCTAATATGATTGTAGGTATTGAGTTGATTAAACGTACCCTTTGGCCTAAAGAGCAAGAGATCTCACCTGAACGATTACGAACTTTTATTAAAAGAGTACGCATTAAAACATCAAAAAATCTTATAGACAATATCTCTGGACAAGGTTATACTTTATCGAAAGACAATATTTAAATCTTGACTGAGCCTACTTGTGTCAAATGGGTGAATGGGCTCCTTGATATTACTTAAATGAGTGGGAGTCAAAAGAAAATTTTGTACAAAATAGCTGTTTTTATAACCCAATGCTACTAATGTGTTAATAATTTCATTGATGTCATTAACATTGAGTAAATCACTGTGCAAGGTGGTACGAACTTCATGCGCAATACCACAACCAATTACAAAACGCAAACTCTCTTCAAAACGCTCATACTCTTTATTTTTTGTGATGTTGTAAAATTTTGATTTAGGGGCTTTAAAATCTAAAGCAACATAATCCAACAAGTCATGTAAAATGAGCTGCTTTAAAGCATTGGTATGTAAACCATTGGTATCTAATTTGATTTTAAATCCCATCGATTTTATAATAGTACAAAGTTCAAAAAGATTATGTTCCAACGCTTCTCCACCACTTAGAACCACACCATCAAGCAATCCTTGTCTTCGGTTAAGAAATTCAAATATATCTTCATAGCTGTAAAGTGAGGATTCTGGGCAGAGTACAATATCTCTGTTGTAACAGTACACACATCGCATATTGCACCCTGAAAACCACAAAACAGATGCTAAGTGGTCAGGGTAATCCGTAGTGGTAAATGGTGTTATATCATGCACTCTTTTTTGGTTCAATAAACTCTTTTCTTTGTTGGTGTTCACCTTTTTTTCCTATATTAAAACTCTCTACTGGTCTGTGATAACCCATAACACGAGTATATACTACGCATTTTCTTCTTTGTTCTTGCATTGTTCTAAGCAAGTTCTCATTATTTAGCATGCTTCTTTCTCCTTTTCATTAAGTTTTTCAAGTAATATTGCATCACATTTTGGGCAAAATTCATGCTCTCCATGGATATATCCATGCACTTCACATACAGAAAAAAGTGGAGTGATAGTGATGTATGGAAGCTTGAAATTAGTGATGATATTTTGCACCAATTTTCGACACGCCTCAGCTGAGCTGATTCTCTCTTTCATGTACATGTGTAAAACGGTTCCTCCTGTATATTTGCATTGTAATTCATCTTGTAAAGTTAAAGCTTCAAAAGGATCATCCGTCAAATCAACGGGAAGTTGAGAAGAATTGGTATAGTAGATGTTTTTACCACTGCCTGCTTGTATGATATTCTCATATCTTTTTTTATCTTCTTTTGCAAAACGGTACGTTGTACCTTCTGCAGGAGTGGCTTCTAAGTTGTACAGATTACCTGTTGCTTCTTGGTATTTCACCATTTGTAAACGCATAAAATCAAGAATTTCAATGGCCAACTCTCTTCCATACTCTTTGGATATGTCATGTTTATCATTGGTAAAGTTACGAATCATCTCATTGATGCCATTGACACCAATGGTTGAAAAGTGGTTGTTGAAACTCTTTAAATAGCGTTGTGTATAAGGGAAAAGTCCTCTCTCATAAAGATCATTGACAAAAACACGTTTCTTTTCCAAAGTAGAGTGTGCTAAGTCCATGAGCTCTTTTAATCGAGCCAGTAATGCTTTTTTGTCCTCTTTATATAAGTACCCCAATCTGGCCATATTAATTGTAACCACGCCTAAACTCCCCGTCATCTCTGCACTTCCAAACAGCCCTCCTCCTCTTTTTAAGAGTTCTCGTAAATCCAATTGTAATCGGCAACACATGCTTCGTACATGCCCAGGTTTATACGCTTCTTCGTTGATAATACGCTCACCCTTATTGTTGGTGGTGTATTGGCTACCAATGAAGTTTTGAAAGTAAGAACTTCCAATTTTAGCTGTGTTTTCAAATAGAATATCGGTGTTTTCACCATGCCAGTCAAAATCTTCAGTGATATTTACCGTTGGAATAGGAAATGTAAAAGGCTGACCGGTTTTATCTCCTTCGGTCATTACTTCATAATAGGCTCTGTTTATGAGATTCATCTCTTTTTGAAAGTGTTTATAACAAAGCTTCTCTAAAGAGTCACACCCTTTGTGTAAAGCTTGCTCTTCTAAGTGAGAATTATTGATGTCTTTAAACAAATGCACGTCATTTCGTGTGGGAATTTGCTTTTTTAAATCTTCAGGCACGGTCCAGTCAATAGTGATATTGGTAAATGGACTTTGCCCCCAACGAGCAGGAACATTAAGATTATAGACAAAACTTTTAATTGCTTTTTTAACCTCTTTGTATCCCAGTTGGTCTTTAAAAACATACGGAGCCAAGTATGTGTCAAAACTGCTGAAAGCTTGTGCCCCTGCCCATTCACTTTGTAATATCCCTAAGAAGTTTGCCATTTGACCTAAAGCTTCTCTGAAGTGATTGGGTGCTTGGCTCTCTACTCTTCCTCGAACACCATTAAAACCTTCATTTAAAAGTAGCCTTAAGCTCCAGCCTGCACAATAACCACTTAAACAATCCAAGTCATGAATATGATAATCTGCATTACGATGAGCATACCCCTCTTCTTTTGAATAAATCTTGTCCAACCAGTAGTTTGCAATGACTTTTCCTGCGGTGTTATTGATTAATCCTGCATGGGAGTACCCTGTATTTGAGTTTGCATTTATGCGCCAGTCACTTCCATTGATGTACTCCTCAATGGTTTGTGTGGAATTAATGTAAGTTGTGTCATCATTGAGTCCTAAAACGTGCTCACGTTGCATTTTATGTATGTTTCTGTAAAGCATAAAGGATTTCATGACATCAAAATAACGTCCCTTATAAAGCTCTTTTTCTATAATATCTTGAATATCCTCAACGGCTGCTGCTCGTCTGTTTTTAATTTTTTCTAATACATTAAAAAATATGTCACTGTCGTATCGAATATGTTCACTTTTAAACGCTTTTTTGATGGCATCTTCAATTTTAAAAGGTTCAAAAAGTTCATAATTTCCATTACGTTTGAGTATTGTTTCTACCATAATTATCCTTTTTACAAATGCCATTTTAAAGCAGTGCAACTTAATAGATAATTATTTTTTTTGACACAAAAGTGTCATTTTATAGAGTTTGTGACACAAAAGTGCCACAAAATAATTTTATTAGAGTTTTGATTTAATATTGGAGATATTACTTAAAAGCATGCCCAGATGTTTGGTATGATCTGAAGCTTCTAAAGCAATTTTGAGTGTCATGGTAATAGGTACGGCTAAAAACATGCCAACAATACCCAAAACCCATCCCCAAAATATCAGGGAGAAGAAAATGACCATGGGTGAAAGTCCCAACTCTTTTCCCATAAATTTTGGTTCAATTACATTGCTGATGGCAATATTGATTATAAGATAGATAATAATTAACCAAATGGTGGCTTCATAGTTTCCTGCAACAATGGAAATAACAATTGCGGGCAGTGAAGCAACAATGGAACCAACTACTGGAATAAAATTAAATAAAAAGGCTACAAATGCCCAAAGAATTGGGTTTTTGATTTCAAAAAAGAGCAATGCTACATAGATAAAAAAACCTGTCAGAAAACTGGTGAAAGTTTTAACGGTGAAGTATCGTTGTAAATTGTGTGAGAAAAGATTGAAACTGACCAGTTTTTGGTTGTCATTTCTAAAAATGAGTTTGATTTTTTTATGAAAAAGTTTGGACTCTGAGAGAATAAATGCAACCCCAATTGTAATCAACAATATTTTAGAGAGAATGGCTCCAAGATTTCCTACAAGCTCTGTTGTAAAGTTAAATAAAGAGTTGAAATTCAGAAGTTTTAAGATTTCTACTTTATTGACTTTGATACCATATTGATCAAGTAAGGATATGCTTGCGAGTGTAAGCTCTTTGATCTTCTCTTCGTATACAGGCAAGGATTTCATAAAATCAAGAAGTGAAGTATTGACCAAATAAACAATCAAAAATACCGAACCAGTAAAAGTAAGTAACAAAATAGAATATGAGATGACGTTGGGAATATTTTTAGCTCTTAAAAAGTTTAAAAATGCCGATAAAATCGAAGAGATAAAAATAGAGAGCAGAAGTATAACAACAATTTCACTGGCCACTTTCAAGCCACTGATCACAATCACAAAAAGTGCAAAATAGAAAAGAACCTGATTGATGGTATTTTTGGACTGCATAATTCTCCTTTGAAGTTTTATATATTCTATCGAATTTTCTTTAAAAAAGTTTTGCTTGATTGTCTTAAGATATAAATAAAGGCTTTTTTTGTAAAATAATCTCTTTTATTAAATTTATACCTCTTTTCACAGTGAAGTGATGGTATTAAGGAACTACAATGAAACACTTTTTAACATTGGCAGATTTTACAAAAGAAGAACTTGAAGAGATTCTTGCATTATCTATCAAGGTGAAGCAAGAGACCAAACAGAGAATATTTAAAGATTATTTACCCAAACAAGTTCTTGGAATGATATTTGAAAAAAGCAGTACTCGAACACGTGTAAGTTTTGAAACCGGAATATATCAATTAGGTGGTGTGGGATTGTTTTTATCCTCAAGTGATATTCA
Coding sequences within it:
- a CDS encoding ribonucleoside triphosphate reductase; protein product: MVETILKRNGNYELFEPFKIEDAIKKAFKSEHIRYDSDIFFNVLEKIKNRRAAAVEDIQDIIEKELYKGRYFDVMKSFMLYRNIHKMQREHVLGLNDDTTYINSTQTIEEYINGSDWRINANSNTGYSHAGLINNTAGKVIANYWLDKIYSKEEGYAHRNADYHIHDLDCLSGYCAGWSLRLLLNEGFNGVRGRVESQAPNHFREALGQMANFLGILQSEWAGAQAFSSFDTYLAPYVFKDQLGYKEVKKAIKSFVYNLNVPARWGQSPFTNITIDWTVPEDLKKQIPTRNDVHLFKDINNSHLEEQALHKGCDSLEKLCYKHFQKEMNLINRAYYEVMTEGDKTGQPFTFPIPTVNITEDFDWHGENTDILFENTAKIGSSYFQNFIGSQYTTNNKGERIINEEAYKPGHVRSMCCRLQLDLRELLKRGGGLFGSAEMTGSLGVVTINMARLGYLYKEDKKALLARLKELMDLAHSTLEKKRVFVNDLYERGLFPYTQRYLKSFNNHFSTIGVNGINEMIRNFTNDKHDISKEYGRELAIEILDFMRLQMVKYQEATGNLYNLEATPAEGTTYRFAKEDKKRYENIIQAGSGKNIYYTNSSQLPVDLTDDPFEALTLQDELQCKYTGGTVLHMYMKERISSAEACRKLVQNIITNFKLPYITITPLFSVCEVHGYIHGEHEFCPKCDAILLEKLNEKEKEAC
- a CDS encoding response regulator transcription factor, with product MINRQQLKDLKLLIVEDEKKLSTFLKDAICEYFASVTLASNGEEGINKFNKIHPDVIITDIMMPKMDGLQMAKSIKEINKEAHIIVLSAFSEKEKLLKSIDVGINKYFIKPFDPDELLHHIDKIALKLHNRRYMNINKEFMFDKNSKNLYQKEQLVKLTPREREFFALLVQNANMIVGIELIKRTLWPKEQEISPERLRTFIKRVRIKTSKNLIDNISGQGYTLSKDNI
- the nrdD gene encoding anaerobic ribonucleoside-triphosphate reductase, which produces MLNNENLLRTMQEQRRKCVVYTRVMGYHRPVESFNIGKKGEHQQRKEFIEPKKSA
- a CDS encoding anaerobic ribonucleoside-triphosphate reductase activating protein, whose amino-acid sequence is MNTNKEKSLLNQKRVHDITPFTTTDYPDHLASVLWFSGCNMRCVYCYNRDIVLCPESSLYSYEDIFEFLNRRQGLLDGVVLSGGEALEHNLFELCTIIKSMGFKIKLDTNGLHTNALKQLILHDLLDYVALDFKAPKSKFYNITKNKEYERFEESLRFVIGCGIAHEVRTTLHSDLLNVNDINEIINTLVALGYKNSYFVQNFLLTPTHLSNIKEPIHPFDTSRLSQDLNIVFR
- a CDS encoding PAS domain-containing sensor histidine kinase, translating into MPNRYQEAIEHSNIVSKTDIDGIITFVNEEFCNLLGYTKEELIGKNHNIVRHPEVPSSNFEELWRVIKQEKQTYKSTVKNLTKDGRTVYLNTTITPIFNEKEAIEEFIAIRYDVTQEVELKKNLEQKDAQLQQLNLTLEERVKEQTQQLHELNKTLEQRVKQEIEKNEEKQKLLFWQSRMASLGQMLANIAHQWRQPLTELNLTFFNIKKAMNDKNIKSVEAYYSEGKKIIKSMSQTIDDFSNFFDPHKDVEPFLLNEAISQALEILSKMITRENINVSCEYEEIEVLGVKNELEQVIINLIQNSTDMFKLHQIQTPRIVIKTYIKKSFALIEFLDNAGGIAPQNIDKIFEPYFTTKHKSSGTGLGLFMSKLIIEKSLNGTLKVSNKDAGALFTVTIPLHI
- a CDS encoding AI-2E family transporter; this translates as MQSKNTINQVLFYFALFVIVISGLKVASEIVVILLLSIFISSILSAFLNFLRAKNIPNVISYSILLLTFTGSVFLIVYLVNTSLLDFMKSLPVYEEKIKELTLASISLLDQYGIKVNKVEILKLLNFNSLFNFTTELVGNLGAILSKILLITIGVAFILSESKLFHKKIKLIFRNDNQKLVSFNLFSHNLQRYFTVKTFTSFLTGFFIYVALLFFEIKNPILWAFVAFLFNFIPVVGSIVASLPAIVISIVAGNYEATIWLIIIYLIINIAISNVIEPKFMGKELGLSPMVIFFSLIFWGWVLGIVGMFLAVPITMTLKIALEASDHTKHLGMLLSNISNIKSKL